One window of the Caldibacillus debilis DSM 16016 genome contains the following:
- a CDS encoding protein-glutamate methylesterase/protein-glutamine glutaminase, which translates to MEEINVLVVDDSAFMRQLITSLLGQDPRIRIVGTARNGKECLEKIKLLQPDCVILDIEMPVLNGLETLKIIMEQSPLPVIIFSSTTKEGAENTFLAFQYGAYDFIAKPAGQHPDEITKVKNELIEKVLASQRANISGLQTRKVQGSIFIEKQDKDDLSAKRNKIVFIGTSTGGPRALQEVIPKLPEDLEAPVLIVQHMPAGFTKSLAERLDSFSRLRVKEAENGEILQNGTVYIAPGGFHLKVRRVGFSLAAQLDQSPPVFGHRPSVDVLLSSACSLTDYKKMVVIMTGMGADGAKGLAALKKTGNVVALAESEKTAVIYGMPRAAVATGCVDEVVDLDLIAERIVKKL; encoded by the coding sequence ATGGAAGAAATCAACGTCTTAGTCGTCGACGACTCCGCCTTTATGCGGCAACTGATCACTTCCCTTCTGGGCCAGGACCCCCGGATCAGGATCGTCGGGACGGCCAGAAACGGCAAGGAATGTTTGGAAAAAATCAAACTCCTTCAACCGGATTGCGTCATTCTCGACATAGAAATGCCGGTTCTGAACGGATTGGAGACCTTAAAAATCATCATGGAGCAATCCCCCCTCCCGGTCATCATTTTTTCCAGCACGACAAAGGAGGGGGCGGAAAACACCTTCCTGGCCTTCCAGTATGGCGCCTACGATTTTATCGCCAAACCCGCCGGACAGCATCCGGATGAGATCACGAAGGTCAAGAATGAATTGATCGAAAAGGTATTGGCTTCGCAAAGGGCGAATATCAGCGGTTTGCAGACCCGGAAAGTCCAGGGAAGCATTTTCATCGAGAAACAGGATAAGGATGACCTGTCGGCCAAAAGGAATAAAATCGTTTTCATCGGGACTTCCACCGGGGGGCCCCGCGCCCTGCAGGAGGTGATCCCGAAACTTCCGGAAGACCTGGAGGCTCCCGTTTTGATCGTCCAGCACATGCCGGCGGGATTCACCAAATCCTTGGCCGAAAGGCTCGATTCCTTCAGCCGCCTCAGGGTCAAGGAAGCGGAAAACGGTGAAATTTTACAAAACGGCACCGTTTATATCGCACCCGGTGGATTTCATCTGAAAGTCCGGCGGGTCGGATTCAGCCTGGCCGCCCAGCTCGACCAAAGTCCGCCCGTTTTCGGCCACCGGCCGTCCGTCGATGTCCTGCTTTCCTCCGCCTGTTCTTTGACCGACTACAAGAAAATGGTCGTCATCATGACCGGGATGGGGGCCGACGGGGCCAAGGGCCTCGCCGCATTGAAAAAGACCGGGAATGTGGTCGCCCTGGCCGAATCGGAAAAAACCGCCGTCATCTACGGGATGCCCCGGGCGGCTGTAGCGACCGGCTGCGTCGATGAGGTCGTCGATCTGGATCTGATCGCCGAGCGAATCGTAAAAAAACTCTAA
- a CDS encoding nucleotide-binding protein, translating into MHDQAEKLRLRLRRQTEGKTAQTVAVISGKGGVGKSNFILNFAISLSRQGRRVLLFDMDIGMGNVHLLAGLSPKTSIVDFLTGACSLPEIIERGPESISFISGGSGLSAPVKWEPEKIAELQREIRQLMFEYDDFLFDFGAGMQEETVRLLLGMDHVITIVTPEVTSIMDAYSAMKLLILNAYGGNLYLVGNRMKNEKENFDTLNRLQNALSRFLHQKVPVLGYLPEDAFVVQAAKLQIPFLLYKENGKAAKNVRIIAERFTGTASPAEAGGTGRFLERLKDFLSRK; encoded by the coding sequence ATGCATGATCAAGCGGAAAAATTGCGCCTGCGGCTGCGCAGGCAGACGGAAGGAAAGACGGCCCAAACGGTCGCCGTCATCAGCGGAAAGGGCGGCGTGGGCAAATCCAATTTCATTTTAAATTTCGCCATTTCCCTGTCCAGGCAGGGTAGACGGGTGCTGCTGTTCGATATGGACATCGGCATGGGGAACGTCCACCTTCTCGCGGGGCTTTCCCCGAAGACATCCATCGTCGATTTTTTAACGGGTGCCTGTTCCCTCCCCGAAATCATCGAAAGAGGCCCGGAATCCATTTCGTTCATTTCCGGCGGATCCGGATTGTCCGCACCCGTGAAATGGGAACCGGAAAAAATCGCGGAACTGCAGCGGGAGATCCGGCAGTTAATGTTTGAATACGATGACTTTCTCTTCGATTTCGGCGCGGGGATGCAGGAAGAGACGGTCCGGCTGCTGCTCGGCATGGATCACGTGATCACCATCGTTACCCCCGAAGTGACTTCCATCATGGACGCCTATTCGGCGATGAAACTCCTGATCCTGAATGCCTACGGCGGAAACCTGTACTTGGTCGGAAACCGGATGAAAAACGAAAAGGAAAACTTCGATACGCTGAACCGTTTGCAAAACGCCTTGTCCCGGTTCCTGCACCAGAAGGTTCCGGTTCTCGGCTATCTCCCCGAGGACGCCTTCGTCGTTCAGGCGGCCAAATTGCAGATTCCCTTTCTCCTCTATAAAGAAAACGGCAAGGCGGCAAAGAACGTCCGGATCATCGCCGAAAGGTTCACCGGAACGGCCTCTCCCGCGGAGGCGGGGGGAACGGGACGGTTCCTCGAAAGATTAAAAGACTTTCTTTCTAGAAAGTAG
- a CDS encoding flagellar biosynthesis protein FlhF → MMVKKYVAPSMPEAMKLVREDLGSDAVILHSKTVYTKGFLGLFRKKNIEVIAGLDRESRPAPGTLMQNPAKAAPPPALNREIAELKRAVESLREFQGRRPFLPSPFLKFYERLREQHVHSSVLEKYSRAMTEIYYKRDKNISARDAMEHSIAFLERELKSVPFGKGRGEKRHIVLLGPTGVGKTTTLAKLAARHMLQEKKKIAFITTDTYRIAAVDQLKTYASILDAPLEVCYTKEDVEKAKVRFRHYDSIFIDTAGRNYRNEQYVKELEFLLSFREDMETYLVFPMTAKEKDLHEIYHKFSSVPVDKFIFTKLDETDTYGEMFNLAYTYKKGIAYLTNGQDVPDDLMEATRSFICKKLLGVEDHA, encoded by the coding sequence ATGATGGTCAAGAAATATGTGGCCCCGTCCATGCCGGAGGCCATGAAATTGGTGCGGGAGGACCTGGGCTCCGATGCGGTGATCCTCCATTCGAAAACCGTATATACGAAGGGATTTCTCGGACTCTTCCGGAAAAAAAACATCGAGGTGATCGCCGGCCTTGACAGGGAAAGCCGTCCGGCGCCGGGCACGCTTATGCAGAACCCGGCCAAGGCGGCCCCCCCTCCCGCCTTGAACAGGGAAATCGCCGAGCTGAAGCGGGCGGTGGAGTCCTTGCGGGAATTCCAAGGGCGGCGGCCCTTCCTCCCGTCCCCTTTCCTGAAGTTTTATGAAAGGCTGAGGGAACAGCATGTCCATTCTTCCGTTTTGGAAAAGTATTCCCGGGCGATGACGGAAATCTATTACAAAAGGGATAAGAACATTTCCGCCCGGGATGCCATGGAGCATTCCATCGCCTTCTTGGAAAGGGAGCTGAAGTCCGTTCCCTTCGGCAAAGGGAGGGGCGAAAAGCGGCATATCGTCCTGCTCGGACCGACGGGCGTCGGGAAGACGACGACTTTGGCGAAGCTGGCGGCACGCCACATGCTCCAGGAAAAAAAGAAGATCGCCTTCATCACCACCGATACATACCGGATTGCGGCCGTCGATCAGCTGAAAACCTATGCCTCGATCCTCGACGCCCCCCTCGAAGTCTGTTATACGAAGGAGGATGTGGAAAAGGCAAAGGTGCGGTTCCGGCATTACGATTCCATTTTCATCGACACCGCGGGCAGAAACTACCGGAACGAACAATATGTCAAAGAATTGGAGTTCCTTTTGTCCTTCAGGGAGGACATGGAAACCTATCTCGTTTTTCCGATGACGGCCAAGGAGAAGGACTTGCATGAAATCTACCATAAATTTTCCTCCGTTCCCGTCGACAAGTTCATTTTTACGAAGCTGGATGAGACCGATACCTACGGTGAGATGTTCAATCTCGCCTACACATATAAAAAAGGGATCGCCTATTTGACGAACGGCCAGGACGTCCCCGACGATTTGATGGAAGCGACGCGCTCCTTCATCTGCAAAAAATTGCTTGGGGTCGAAGACCATGCATGA
- the flhA gene encoding flagellar biosynthesis protein FlhA, with product MSARDLSVIFGVVFIVIMLIIPLKPWMLSVLIIINITLALLVLLGTMNMHEPLQFSVFPSLLLILTLFRLGLNVSTTRAILSEGDAGSVVETFGTFVVGGEVLVGLVVFFILVIIQYIVITKGAERVSEVAARFTLDAMPGKQMSIDADLNAGLISEQEALRRREKIAREADFYGAMDGASKFVKGDAIAAIIIVFINLIFGMIIGVVREGMSFAEAVNHYSLLTVGDGIVSQLPALLISTATAIIVTRAASDGNLGHDITSQLLAYPNMLFFAGGTIFFLGLFTPIDDLLTIPIAAVLITGGFLLKKEKERPKALQEEQAEEAAAEEMKTPEQVVSLLTIDPIEFEFGYGLVPLADVNQGGDLLDRVVMIRRQLAMELGLVIPVVRIRDNIQLNPNEYRIKIKGNEVGRGEVLLDHYLAMSPGEEDPGIEGIDTVEPAFGIKAKWITEEMKSRAEMSGYTVVDPPSVISTHLTEVLTKHAHELLGRQETKQLIDHLKESYPILVEEVTPNPLSVGDIQKVLAKLLKERVSIRNLLVIFETLADYCKITTDPDLLTEYVRQALSRQITGQYKQENNQIKAVTLSGKVEKLIADHIQQTEHGNYLALDPKTSQQILENIAKQVEAMASKNMNPVVLCSPAVRMYVRDLTERYFPNVPILSYNELEPGIEVQSVGVVNI from the coding sequence ATGTCAGCGAGAGACCTGTCTGTCATTTTTGGGGTTGTTTTCATCGTCATCATGCTGATTATCCCGCTCAAGCCATGGATGCTGAGCGTGCTGATCATCATCAACATCACCTTGGCCCTGCTCGTTTTGCTGGGCACGATGAACATGCACGAACCCCTGCAATTTTCCGTCTTTCCTTCCCTTCTGCTGATCTTGACCTTGTTTCGTCTCGGCTTGAATGTTTCCACAACGAGGGCGATTTTAAGCGAAGGAGACGCTGGGAGCGTTGTGGAAACATTTGGAACATTTGTCGTCGGCGGGGAAGTGCTGGTCGGGCTGGTCGTCTTTTTCATCCTCGTCATCATCCAATATATCGTCATCACGAAGGGCGCCGAAAGGGTTTCGGAAGTGGCGGCCCGCTTCACCCTCGACGCGATGCCCGGAAAGCAAATGAGCATTGACGCGGACTTGAACGCGGGATTGATCAGCGAACAGGAAGCGCTCCGCCGCCGGGAAAAGATCGCCCGGGAGGCCGATTTTTACGGGGCGATGGACGGGGCGAGCAAATTCGTCAAAGGGGACGCGATCGCGGCGATCATCATCGTCTTCATCAACCTGATCTTCGGCATGATCATCGGCGTCGTCCGGGAAGGAATGAGTTTTGCCGAGGCGGTGAACCACTATTCCCTGCTCACCGTCGGCGACGGGATCGTCAGCCAGCTCCCAGCGCTGCTCATTTCCACGGCAACGGCCATCATCGTTACCCGGGCGGCGTCCGACGGGAATTTGGGCCACGATATCACCAGCCAATTGCTGGCCTATCCGAACATGCTGTTTTTTGCGGGAGGCACGATCTTTTTCCTCGGCCTCTTCACCCCGATCGATGATCTGTTGACCATTCCGATCGCGGCCGTTCTGATCACCGGCGGATTTTTGCTGAAAAAGGAAAAGGAACGCCCGAAGGCCCTGCAGGAGGAGCAGGCGGAAGAGGCGGCGGCGGAAGAGATGAAGACCCCGGAACAGGTCGTCTCCCTGTTAACGATCGACCCGATCGAATTCGAATTCGGATACGGTCTCGTGCCCTTGGCGGATGTCAATCAGGGGGGTGACCTCCTCGACCGGGTCGTCATGATCCGCAGGCAGCTGGCCATGGAGCTGGGTCTCGTCATTCCCGTCGTCCGGATCCGCGACAACATCCAATTGAACCCGAACGAGTACCGCATCAAAATTAAGGGCAATGAGGTCGGAAGGGGAGAGGTATTGCTCGATCATTATTTGGCGATGAGCCCGGGAGAGGAGGATCCGGGCATCGAAGGGATCGACACCGTGGAACCGGCCTTCGGGATCAAAGCGAAATGGATCACCGAGGAGATGAAAAGCCGGGCGGAAATGAGCGGGTATACCGTCGTCGATCCCCCTTCCGTCATCAGCACCCATTTGACGGAAGTATTGACGAAACACGCCCATGAACTTTTAGGCCGTCAGGAAACGAAACAGCTGATCGATCATTTGAAGGAATCTTACCCGATTCTGGTGGAAGAGGTGACGCCGAACCCCCTGTCGGTCGGGGATATTCAAAAGGTGCTGGCGAAGCTGTTAAAAGAGAGGGTCTCAATCCGGAACTTGCTCGTCATTTTCGAAACGCTGGCCGATTACTGCAAAATAACGACCGATCCGGACTTGTTGACCGAATATGTGCGCCAGGCCCTCTCCAGGCAAATTACCGGGCAATACAAACAGGAAAACAATCAAATAAAAGCCGTCACCTTGTCGGGCAAGGTGGAAAAATTGATCGCGGACCACATCCAGCAAACGGAACACGGGAATTATTTGGCCCTCGATCCGAAGACCAGCCAGCAGATTTTGGAAAACATCGCCAAGCAGGTGGAAGCGATGGCTTCCAAGAACATGAATCCGGTCGTTTTATGTTCCCCCGCCGTCCGGATGTACGTGCGGGACTTGACGGAACGGTATTTTCCCAATGTCCCGATCCTGTCGTACAACGAACTGGAACCCGGGATTGAAGTGCAGAGCGTTGGGGTGGTGAATATTTAG
- the flhB gene encoding flagellar biosynthesis protein FlhB, whose protein sequence is MRFPLDLQFFAGEKTEKATPKKRRDVRKKGQVVKSQDINTAFVVIAVFSVLMISGSAILKQMAELFEHTYSVYFGQELTQMSLEAMTAELIRQFFWIAGPVMLAGVGAALFANYLQVGFLFSVEPLKMKPEKLDPIKGIKRMFSLRALVELIKSLLKISIIGFITFFFLWMNRQEILGLVHLPVRASVFTILSIMVKMGLFAGAGLLFIAGLDYLYQKYDFEKSIRMSKQDIKEEFKNMEGDPLIKSRIKQRQREMAMRRMMQEVPKADVVITNPTHYAVALKYDENTMDAPTVVAKGADYIAQKIKLIAKENDVITVENRPLARALYEQTEIGEQIPEQFFKAVAEILAYVYRMKNKI, encoded by the coding sequence GTGAGATTTCCTTTGGATTTGCAATTCTTTGCAGGAGAGAAAACGGAAAAGGCAACCCCGAAAAAAAGGCGGGATGTGCGGAAAAAGGGCCAGGTGGTCAAAAGCCAGGACATCAATACGGCTTTTGTCGTCATCGCCGTCTTCTCCGTGCTGATGATTTCCGGTTCGGCGATCCTGAAACAAATGGCGGAATTGTTTGAACATACCTATTCCGTTTATTTTGGCCAAGAATTGACCCAGATGTCTTTGGAAGCGATGACCGCCGAACTGATCCGGCAGTTCTTTTGGATCGCCGGCCCGGTGATGCTGGCCGGGGTTGGGGCGGCCCTTTTTGCCAATTATCTCCAAGTCGGCTTCCTCTTTTCCGTGGAGCCGTTGAAAATGAAGCCGGAAAAACTGGACCCGATCAAAGGGATAAAACGGATGTTTTCCCTGCGGGCCTTGGTGGAACTGATCAAATCCCTTTTGAAAATTTCCATTATCGGGTTCATCACCTTTTTCTTCCTTTGGATGAACCGCCAGGAAATTCTCGGGCTGGTCCATCTGCCGGTCCGGGCATCCGTCTTCACCATCCTGTCGATCATGGTGAAGATGGGGCTGTTCGCCGGCGCGGGGCTCCTGTTTATCGCCGGATTGGATTACTTGTATCAAAAATACGATTTCGAAAAAAGCATCCGGATGTCCAAACAGGACATCAAGGAAGAGTTCAAGAATATGGAGGGCGATCCCCTGATCAAATCGCGGATCAAGCAGCGCCAGAGGGAAATGGCGATGCGCCGCATGATGCAGGAGGTCCCGAAGGCGGACGTCGTCATTACGAACCCGACCCATTATGCCGTTGCCCTGAAATATGACGAAAACACCATGGACGCGCCCACCGTCGTAGCCAAAGGAGCCGATTACATCGCCCAGAAAATCAAGCTGATCGCCAAGGAAAACGACGTGATCACCGTGGAAAACCGCCCGCTGGCGCGGGCGCTGTACGAACAGACGGAGATCGGGGAACAGATTCCGGAGCAATTTTTTAAAGCGGTAGCGGAAATACTCGCCTATGTGTATCGGATGAAAAATAAAATCTAG
- the fliR gene encoding flagellar biosynthetic protein FliR translates to MDIMPVLAKFFLIFARVSSFFFTVPVFSYRTVPAPVKIGISFCLSYIAYFAVMAEPVQFNETYVLLLLKEIVIGLALGLLASIMFSAVQVAGGFIDFQMGFSIANVIDPQTGAQTPIMGQYLYIFAILFLLATDGHHLLIDGIYYSFRFIRPDQFVNPFSDENVAELAVKSFAVMFGIALQISVPIVASLFLVDVALGILARTVPQLNVFVVGLPLKILSSFTILFLVIGVMIFMVKELFEILLYSLRDYLRIIGGI, encoded by the coding sequence ATGGATATAATGCCTGTACTTGCGAAGTTTTTCCTGATTTTCGCCCGCGTTTCCTCGTTTTTTTTCACCGTGCCGGTCTTTTCCTACCGGACCGTTCCGGCTCCGGTGAAAATCGGCATCAGTTTCTGCCTGAGCTATATCGCCTATTTCGCCGTTATGGCGGAACCGGTTCAATTCAATGAAACATACGTCCTTTTATTATTGAAGGAAATCGTGATCGGGCTTGCCCTGGGGTTGTTGGCCTCGATCATGTTTTCCGCCGTTCAGGTTGCCGGCGGGTTCATCGATTTCCAGATGGGCTTTTCCATCGCCAATGTGATCGATCCCCAGACGGGCGCCCAAACCCCGATCATGGGACAATACTTGTACATATTCGCCATCCTGTTCTTGCTTGCGACAGACGGCCATCATTTGCTGATCGACGGGATCTATTACAGCTTCCGGTTCATCCGTCCCGACCAATTCGTCAATCCGTTCAGCGACGAAAACGTGGCGGAACTTGCCGTAAAATCCTTCGCCGTAATGTTCGGCATCGCTTTGCAGATCTCGGTTCCCATCGTGGCCAGCCTGTTCCTGGTCGATGTGGCGCTCGGGATCCTGGCGAGGACGGTTCCCCAATTGAACGTGTTTGTCGTCGGTCTGCCTTTGAAGATTTTGTCCAGTTTCACCATTCTCTTTCTTGTTATCGGCGTCATGATATTCATGGTTAAGGAACTGTTTGAAATTTTATTGTATTCGCTGCGGGATTACTTGCGGATCATCGGCGGCATCTGA
- the fliQ gene encoding flagellar biosynthesis protein FliQ — protein sequence MTAETVLDLAQQGVYYILIVSGPLLLLALGVGLIISIFQAATQIQEQTLAFIPKIVAVFLGIVLFGPWMISHMVQYATEIFSNLTRFVG from the coding sequence ATGACCGCAGAAACGGTTCTCGATCTCGCCCAACAGGGGGTTTATTACATACTCATCGTTTCCGGCCCGCTTTTGTTGCTCGCCTTGGGCGTCGGGCTGATCATCTCGATCTTCCAGGCGGCGACCCAGATCCAGGAACAAACGCTGGCCTTTATCCCGAAAATTGTCGCCGTTTTTTTGGGCATCGTCCTTTTCGGGCCGTGGATGATCAGCCATATGGTCCAATATGCGACCGAAATTTTTTCCAATTTAACCCGTTTCGTAGGATGA
- the fliP gene encoding flagellar type III secretion system pore protein FliP (The bacterial flagellar biogenesis protein FliP forms a type III secretion system (T3SS)-type pore required for flagellar assembly.) codes for MNEYISLFSGQSPGTVSTGIQLLILLTVLSLAPSILILLTSFTRIVIVLSFVRTGLATQQMPPNQVIIGLALFLTFFIMAPTFHEVYEDALRPLFDEEITLEEAYDRAVVPFKEFMSEHTRQKDLALFLDYRGGERPETVEDIPLSALVPAFAISELKTAFQIGFMIFLPFLVIDMIVSSVLMSMGMMMLPPVMISLPFKVLLFVMVDGWYLVVKSLLESF; via the coding sequence ATGAATGAGTATATCTCCTTGTTTTCCGGCCAATCCCCCGGGACGGTCTCGACGGGGATTCAGCTCTTGATCCTTCTTACGGTTTTGTCCCTCGCGCCGAGCATATTGATCCTGTTGACGTCCTTTACGAGGATCGTCATCGTCCTGTCCTTTGTCCGGACCGGGCTGGCGACGCAGCAGATGCCTCCCAACCAGGTCATTATCGGTTTGGCCCTGTTTTTAACCTTTTTCATCATGGCGCCGACTTTCCACGAGGTTTACGAGGACGCCCTTAGGCCTCTGTTCGATGAAGAGATCACCTTGGAAGAGGCTTACGACCGGGCCGTCGTGCCCTTTAAGGAATTCATGAGTGAACATACGCGGCAGAAGGATTTGGCCCTGTTTTTGGACTACAGGGGAGGGGAAAGGCCGGAAACGGTTGAGGACATTCCGTTATCGGCCCTCGTTCCGGCGTTTGCCATCAGCGAGCTGAAGACCGCCTTTCAAATCGGCTTTATGATTTTTCTTCCCTTTTTGGTCATCGATATGATCGTTTCCAGCGTCTTGATGTCGATGGGGATGATGATGCTGCCGCCGGTGATGATCTCTCTCCCGTTCAAAGTTTTGCTCTTCGTCATGGTTGACGGATGGTATTTGGTTGTAAAATCCCTATTGGAAAGTTTTTAA
- a CDS encoding flagellar biosynthetic protein FliO, translated as MKNTGKWILVFSALFLLFGHFTVHAEKVGKTVQDCLKNPDACEKDADMNVPSGGSAEQAGITGWEILKTVLVLFLVLGLLFLFLRWLQKRNMRVFSSGAVKHLGGINVGMNRSVQLIQLGKSILVIGVGENVQLLKEVKDEKEVEELLRRHEPVPFQPDFKNLLQKWKDSRSEKEDPDRSPPSFSGMLKRTLEEAARRRKEVLQDEEKGNRDP; from the coding sequence ATGAAAAATACCGGAAAATGGATCCTGGTTTTTTCCGCATTGTTCCTGTTGTTCGGCCATTTTACGGTCCATGCGGAAAAAGTGGGCAAAACCGTCCAGGATTGCCTGAAAAATCCCGACGCCTGTGAAAAGGACGCTGACATGAACGTTCCTTCCGGCGGAAGTGCGGAACAAGCCGGCATTACCGGCTGGGAAATCTTGAAAACGGTCCTTGTGCTCTTCCTCGTCCTCGGCCTGCTCTTTCTGTTTTTGAGGTGGCTGCAGAAGCGGAACATGCGGGTCTTTTCCTCGGGGGCGGTCAAACATCTCGGCGGCATCAACGTCGGCATGAACCGGTCCGTCCAGCTCATCCAGCTGGGGAAATCGATCCTGGTCATCGGCGTCGGCGAAAATGTCCAGCTGTTGAAAGAAGTGAAGGACGAAAAAGAAGTCGAGGAACTTCTCCGAAGGCATGAACCCGTTCCGTTCCAGCCGGATTTCAAAAACCTGCTGCAGAAATGGAAGGATTCCCGGTCGGAAAAGGAAGATCCGGACCGTTCACCGCCCTCTTTTTCCGGCATGTTGAAACGGACGCTGGAAGAAGCCGCCAGAAGGAGAAAAGAGGTATTGCAGGATGAAGAGAAAGGAAACCGTGATCCATGA
- a CDS encoding response regulator, with amino-acid sequence MAYRILVVDDAAFMRMMIKDILVKNGYQVVGEAADGKQAVEKYRELNPDLVTMDITMPEMDGITALKEIRSFDPDAKIVMCSAMGQQAMVIDAIQAGAKDFIVKPFQADRVLEAIRKTLG; translated from the coding sequence ATGGCATACAGGATTTTAGTGGTTGACGATGCTGCCTTTATGAGGATGATGATTAAGGATATTTTGGTGAAAAACGGCTACCAGGTCGTCGGGGAAGCGGCAGACGGAAAACAGGCGGTGGAAAAGTACCGGGAGTTGAATCCGGATCTGGTGACGATGGATATTACGATGCCGGAGATGGACGGGATCACCGCTTTGAAAGAGATCCGTTCCTTCGATCCCGATGCGAAAATCGTCATGTGCTCGGCGATGGGGCAACAGGCGATGGTCATCGACGCCATCCAGGCGGGGGCGAAGGATTTCATCGTCAAGCCTTTCCAGGCTGACCGGGTTTTGGAAGCGATCCGGAAAACCCTCGGCTGA